GCACTTGGTAGTTGACAATACTTCTGTATCTGACTGAATATACACTAAAGCTATAGAAATTATGTCAGAAATAAATTTGACTTTCTACTTGCTCTTTCTGAATGTAGTAGCAGGATTGTGATTTTCTGCCGCATCAGATTGAACTGAGATGATTAAATATTGTTGAACTGAGATAGATTACTGTATGTAATGTAAAGATCATTCACTACCAAAATATAGTTAGGATGCTTGGTTACATATAACGTAAATGaatgttgaatttttattatttgtccTTTTAAATAAGTGTGCATTCTCAGCCGGCATTGCACAAAATCGCTACCACCCTGTTTTATCGTGTTGTCATCTGTTTTGTTTATTTCCTGACCTGTTGTATAATCTTGCCagtaagttaattttattattgcccttttttagattttatttgacttttattaCTCATTTGGTGAATATGATTGGATAGGATATAATAAgatatgttataataataacaagataaaaaaataatcctaTCCAGtgttttatgtatataaaatttcagACTAAATTATGGTAGGTTATAATACTAATGATGTTTAGATGACTTTtcattaaaactatatataattttctaaaggttgaattttaattttttttttgaaaactatgaaaatacaattttaactaaattatccaatattatatttctttatgcaagcttttatattacaaaatttttatacaagattttaaaattataattaatatttttaaaatattgaaatactAATGATTTATCttgagtattttaataaataatataatgtcaATTTGTGTCataattataactataattctataaatattgttgaataaaaaaattgatgatatatattatgatataaattaatatcagcagggttatattttattaatacagTTAGTTTGTCTTAAAATTGTAAATGTTTTTgtgaaatttatattatgattaaaatatttttctttaaaagtgtttgaataataaaaatcttaattttaatatttagttcaccattacaATTTAATTACATGTTAAGATTATACATACAAAGAAAATTTACCCTATGCTATAGAGTTTAACTTAATGTTCATGTTCCTAAGAATAAGACATATATTAGAGTGACAATAAAATAAGTGTAAAGAGAAAATTCTTATATCATGTTGATACTAAATTACAAtagaatatgattttttttttatcatattgtgTGTTCAGTAAATGGATCGTTTTTAAGTAATATgtgttttatatgttaattacATAAAGCAATGATTTTAATGAGAAAGGAGAGGAACAACTCATTTACAATGTCTTTGCTACCTTCTAAAGCATTAGATTGATGAATCGTAAAACTAATTTATGGTTAAGCCTTTTGCATGTTATAGATTAAATTGACTAATACTTACAATTGATTAGACACCGAGCTTTTACATTGTTTATAATTATGTCGATATTAAAAAACAGGTCCATTATAAGTGAGGTCAAATTGCcaaatttgaaatcaaaaataaaaattgaacggaactgtaatttaaaaattatattagacaGTGAAATTAGTTTAGATGTTCTTAGATcctatttatgaaaattaatttacatctatttatatatgtgTAAAAATATTTGGTGAATATTCAgaaaattgcataaattatttatagaagTTGAAAAGGATAAAagacattttaataaaatctaagCTGAAAACGAACCAAAACCTTAACCTGAGCTAAGGTGGCTGCGTAATCGTATCCACACGCAAATATCGATAATGTAGTTTTTTGGTATGCGACTTCTGAACAAGTGCTCTCTACTCACTAGTTGGATTCTAGTTAACGTTACAAATGCGGCAACACATAAGTAAAAAAAGGTAGAATGTCCAATTTTTGGTATATGGATAATAAGGCATTTGATGGGAAAACTCTAGCATACTGTATTAGAGAAATTGGGTATTTTTACCAGAAAAAATGGTAATGTAGTTGGTAGTTTCGACTAACCCAACAGGGCTTCAGTATTTGCAAGCATATAAACTCGCCCTGATCGTTTAATTTTAACCCCTTAAGAGGAGATTTGACAAATCAAGCATTCATACCGATCCCTGCTCAAAGGGAACCCGTACAAATAGCCGACCATGCAAACTAACAACAGCGGATGTCTGAAGGGGATCAATTCTTGCAGGTAAGTTCACAACCTGAAAAAACAGCAAAATTCAGTCGATATCTTTCAGTTAAGATGCTACGTCCTAACTTACTCCCAATGTCACAATATCCTCCTGAAAACAGTAATATATCAAGATCTCTGTTAAGAAAAGGTACTTTACCTTTTTAAATGGGGTAATTCCCCATGGATTATCAATGTGTTCCGGCAAACCAGTTATAACCAGACGTCCAACTGGATCTGATTGGACTCGCACCTGGATTTGTTATAACAAGGTCAACAATAAAAGTAGAACCCAAAGAAGTCATAATCAATGATACAAAATACTCATTTAAAGTGAGTTTGTTTCCAAAATGAGCAAACAAGGTTGTATCCAGTCTTTAGAAGTTGGATAATAGACTGCAATATCGGtgcttttcataaaattaagggTTAATACATCATTGCTCACACTTTATCTCGTCAAAGTCTTTTACCTCGTCACAATAAGGCATCCAAAAACAACATTAGAAATTGTAAATTGTATATCCCATTTTATACAGTTACGCTTATGAAACAATCTAGGctacaatttaataaatttaagggtttgatgattatttttatcaagTGTGACTGTTAGATAACTAAGGAGTACGACTTTGACAGTTAAACTTTAATATGTTTCACCCAACAGAATAAAGTACCCAAATATCATGCTAGTTTTCCCAGATAAAAATAACTATGGATAAAGACAAGTAACCACGGTTCTTACCTCCTCACGAAGGAGCCCGGGAACTAGGGCATACACCTCAAAACAATCTTTCTGGACACAAATACAGAAAACggtaaaatttttattaaattatattaacagGATAGAAAATTTAGCATTGTGATACATGAAAAAggttagataaataataaaatcaaactgACTTACAGTTTCTCGTACGTTGATCTTCACCCAGTCGGCTGGGGGTCCAATGTCAACCACTGCTGTGACCAATCTAACAAATGAAAAACTCGATTAGCCTTGATTTAATAAGCAGGCTTGAACTTGGAACAAATATCAGTGAGCATACGTATCTTTTCCAGATTGAAAGTAGGGATTTTAAGTAGTTGATTTGATTGGGGAATCAGTAAATATGAAAGGAATCCTCACtgacagaaaatgaaaaaaggaTCTCCCAGGGTATATTCACTGTGTCAGTTTGTCTGTATTTTGGCTCAGAAAACCTTCGTTAGGAAAGACATAGATACAGAAACCTTAAGGAAAAATAAGGATTCAGATGTTTCCTAGGACTCGAATAAGATATATATGGTGAAGTATCATTAAAATGCCCCAACTTGTCCTGGTTaattccttattttattttgctgaaAACCGAAGAATCTAACAGAAAAAACAGCATTTTTTGATTGTGTAACAGCAAAAAGAATTTACTCAATAGTACTAATTGTTACTTCAAGATCAAGTGGTGGGTGGGCAATACCGTGAATTAGAAAGATTGTGGTTGGAGAAGCCAACAGTGAACAGAGATCATGAATCTATGCACAGGACTACAAGTCAATTAACAGAAAAGAGCAGTAACTTACTGTCTGTCTCCTTCAACATTTGCAGCTTTCTCAGCATGCTCCAAACCAGCTGGGGTCCTCTGTTTATTAATCATACCTAATTCATTGAAGCATAAATAAATGAGATAATTAATTCAGAGAAAGTCGGTGATGTTAGTAATGAGCATACCAATGCTTTTTAGGTTCTTTTCACGCTTTGGTGTGGAACTGAAGTTCTTGTCCTGTGCAAGAAAAGACAAAACACCCCAGTAGTAAATACATTGCTATAAGACAGAGTTACACCGaacaataaaatgataaaaaggataagaatgtaaattttaaagGTCTCAACAGACCTTAGTAGCTGGCTCAGCAACCTCACCATATCCAAGAAGGCGTTGAGCATGCCAACCTTGCATTGCACGGGCTGCTGCATCCCTTCGTGCTCTACCTGATCCTAGAGCCTGGTAAACAGTAGTCTGAAAAAGAAACTCATTATTCGATATATACAAACAGATTGTAGAGGTTGAAATGTTGTTACATGCTTCCAAGTCATGTTTCAAATGCTCTTTTCTGTAAaatttctccttccttatcatGTGTAGTAGAGAACCAGCAGCAATCGACCACCTCTGATGATCCCTAGACTACACGTCACAGATTGAGGACTTTTTAGAGGCTCAGAAGTCAAAGCATCCTTCCATATCTGACAGCATCACCAACAATGGTTGCAATTTTCGGCATTGTTGGCAACTATTTTGGTTTCTCCTTTTCATTATCTTACATTAATTAGTATGATTGGTTAGCTTTTGTTGATGGATAACTTTTGTGCcaattttttttggtttctaCTTCTTCTCTAAGTAGTAAAGTTCAAAAGTTATTAGCCACATCaacaataaaagaaacacaCCCATCATTAGTTTCCTAATTTCCTAATGAATTCTACCAACAAAAACCCAGGACTTTAGATTATGTCTTTTGTTTCATACACAACCCTAAAAGCCTAATGTTTTCATCCCAGCAGccattttttcaaatttgtacACAGTTCACTCCTCAACCTTTGTGTATTAGGCAAAATAGGAGCATAACTAACAAAAGAAGGAGCTTTATTCAAGTTCACATGACAAATGAAAACAACATATGATCTTATATAATAAAGTAATCATGAAATCAATGAACACAAGGGGAGAATTATACAAACCTCTTTTTCTACATTTGGAGATTGATGGAATGATCCAACAGGGAGCTGTAGCTCCCCAGTCTCTCTCTTATGCTTTTCATACTCTAAAAGTGCCTGTCCAAATGTTCAGTTCACGAAAAAGGAAACCAGAAGATCATACAACTGATGCTCATTGGTTATTTCAGAATAAAAGCATTTGCCAATTCCAATCACCAAAACCTAAGTCCACtctaatttatcaattattacaataaaaaagatGAAGTATTTCTAATAATTAGAGATAAGTTCACTCCACCAATTACCTTCTCATAAAAGATTCTAAATGTCCATGAGACTGTAGTGCATGTcctgcaagaaaaaaaattcaatataactGAGCAAAGtgatacttttttaaaatgaattgttgtgaaaaaaaagattttggCCTTTGCATTCTGGAAACCTTAGTTTGTGGCACAGATGTGGTCTTTGTCCTCCTAATATTATTCAAGTCAATCAAGTACCCTTTTAAAATTAAGCAAATGTGCCATCTGTTAAGTTAAGATAAAATACTTAACAGACATGGCAATGGAATTCCATATTAGAATTCCATTTGATTATTAGACACTACATATAGTGAAAAAAGGaacttaagattaaaaaaattatattaaatataatgaaaggaacaaagataaaataatttataagattagaaaaaattaaaggaaCTTAAGATCAAATTATACCTCATGACATGAAACTAAAAAAGATATCCATATACCTACCTTCTTGGTGTCTGCTAACATTGAGAACAGAAACCAAAGACCCAATTTCCTAGGGTTTTCCCATGAGATTAGGCATGGGATATTTCTCCAAATAGTGAAAAAGGCACTCGACAAGTGTTTGCACCTCTAAGATGAAGCAAAAACAGTACTGAATATTCACTACGGACCAAGTTTCTGCAGTCAATGACCTCGATCAACTATTTGTATAAGGAAGAAAGCCAGCAAAGTTGTTGCCAATCAAGAATCTTATAGCAACATGAGCCAATCTGAAAAGAGATTTGTCTTTTCAGGTGGACTATTTATGGACTGAGGACcagtttttgtaattaaaatagcTTTTTGGATTGACAGTGGTATTTTGTTTTTCAGATTGTGGCTTGTGACTAGCTTACTAAGGATAAGTAGTCTGCTAAGAGCAACTTTTGCATGTTTTGGTTGTTGAAATATTCCCTATTTCCATATTTTACCtatgtaaataatatttgtttccTTGCATCTATATAATAGTATGTTTAATCAGTAATTAGTAAAGATTTTCAGATGGTAATTACTAGATTTAATTCCTTTAATCGAGTCATTCTGAATGCAAATTGATGATTAAAATTTACTACAAAGAGTTGACCACTTAAGCgtttaaaaatcaatttcaatctTATATTCAAGGGTTTATTTGGGTATTCTGAACTGTAATGGACCAATTTATGGTATCTGCTATGGCTATCTTCTATTTGGTTTTGCTTAAGTTACTTTATATTGGCCCAATGATACGGTTCATAATAAGTTCAAAACTAGTTAACATGGTATTTGATATGGTTAACTGATATTTGATTCAGAATGGTTAATTTACACCAATTTGGTTCTGATTTGATTCGTTATATGATCAATGGTATATGGTTAATTTTGTACTAATACATGCTCACAAACTCTGCCAAGTGGTACTGATGTATATATGTagaatgagagagagagagagagagattcgCGGTTTAGTCAAATCTGGGATTGAACTGCACCATGTTGACCCTGTATGGTTGGTgtttactttcatttttgtattataCACACTTGTATGGTTAGCATTTATAGTCAACTACCACAAATCTGTCCTTGGAgctataaaataacaaatatccAATTCTACATCCAAGCAAATTTTGCATAAAGATGTTAAAGGCAATTCTACATGCATAAACTGCATACTGCATACTGTATACTCATTCAAATTTCCAGTCTTTTTACCAGCAAACTGTATGGATTTAGGTAATGGATTTTACTGTCTGCAACAACCCGTTATGTGATGAGTTTTGCTATATTAGAAAACCTAC
This DNA window, taken from Vigna radiata var. radiata cultivar VC1973A chromosome 5, Vradiata_ver6, whole genome shotgun sequence, encodes the following:
- the LOC106762506 gene encoding AT-rich interactive domain-containing protein 5 isoform X2, whose product is MEDGEKPTGNSHGISDMDVVDAALHGQHVSSSPTDNSPAQQQQDQVMLEQGDDNKNGDSDPSNVPETSVISENQFEVEDSKTVSHHELITPKPKEKNIREMKNVLNDTEMTEYDEYGTPLDRETFMKELENFYRERSLEFKPPKFYGEPLNCLKLWRAVIRLGGYDVVTGSKLWRQVGESFNPPKTCTTVSWTFRIFYEKALLEYEKHKRETGELQLPVGSFHQSPNVEKETTVYQALGSGRARRDAAARAMQGWHAQRLLGYGEVAEPATKDKNFSSTPKREKNLKSIGMINKQRTPAGLEHAEKAANVEGDRQLVTAVVDIGPPADWVKINVRETKDCFEVYALVPGLLREEVRVQSDPVGRLVITGLPEHIDNPWGITPFKKVVNLPARIDPLQTSAVVSLHGRLFVRVPFEQGSV
- the LOC106762506 gene encoding AT-rich interactive domain-containing protein 5 isoform X1, which codes for MEDGEKPTGNSHGISDMDVVDAALHGQHVSSSPTDNSPAQQQQDQVMLEQGDDNKNGDSDPSNVPETSVISENQFEVEDSKTVSHHELITPKPKEKNIREMKNVLNDTEMTEYDEYGTPLDRETFMKELENFYRERSLEFKPPKFYGEPLNCLKLWRAVIRLGGYDVVTGSKLWRQVGESFNPPKTCTTVSWTFRIFYEKALLEYEKHKRETGELQLPVGSFHQSPNVEKESRDHQRWSIAAGSLLHMIRKEKFYRKEHLKHDLEACNNISTSTICLYISNNEFLFQTTVYQALGSGRARRDAAARAMQGWHAQRLLGYGEVAEPATKDKNFSSTPKREKNLKSIGMINKQRTPAGLEHAEKAANVEGDRQLVTAVVDIGPPADWVKINVRETKDCFEVYALVPGLLREEVRVQSDPVGRLVITGLPEHIDNPWGITPFKKVVNLPARIDPLQTSAVVSLHGRLFVRVPFEQGSV